The stretch of DNA GAACAGAATTTACTTATGAATAATAGAGAGTTATAAAAGGTGTTTTATAAAATCACCTTTATTTTGACATATACGCGTGCGCAGTTttgcgtcctttatttttgtccTTTCCTGTAATCAAATACAACtgtattttattaaaagaaaggacattgtgacgtcagagctttGGTACTTTATAGTCCAtgggacgattttcacatttggtcccattgaagatagctacaaaggagctgtgaattaaattcacaaaacaaatttttgacgtttgactgtgttgtcatgtctttataatgtatatgttgtaggcttcaattacaaatagagaagctttcaaaaatacatttttattatattactatatgaattatgcaatttttttatttttttatatacagcacgaacgaataaatactcgtttcttctcatattaattgcagttaattattacaacattttttttgtatttgcctttgataataagctaatagatttggcaatcctcaaaccaccagttgccagattattacagatggtcaccagatgcctgtggaaagtacctgaatactattcttattatttttttaaagaatttcttttttactattaGTTTGCTAAagttctattggatttttattaattataaatcacatgctatttcccgatttaaaaacatggcaacacagtcaagcgccaacatttcgttctatgaactttaattgacagctcacttatagctatcttcaatgggaccaaatgtgaaaatcgtcctaGTCCATAGCACCGTCCATAGTCCATAGATAATAATTAGAAAGTCCATAGTCCATTACAGGACGACATAAAACACCTCTCGATGCACCTCTTCAATAACTCTCTAATAACAAATGTGAAGTTAGCTACTTTAAGTTTACTACTTCAATGCTCAAAAACACGTCAAAAATCACTAAATGATGTTCAATGGTCGTTTATGAATGTGATTGTGTTTATTTACTGATGATATTTACATatgtaaaaattttattgttatgtataggtgtgtagtttattaaatgaaCTGTTTACAATGGAACCAAAAATTTATCCGAAAACTatagataaaattaaaatgaagCGTCGAAGAAGCAGTGTTGGTAATGATATTAAATCACCTAAAAGAGAAAGTATGTCTGCAGTTATTATGGATAATGGAGCATATAATATTAAAGTTGGGATGTCGAAGGATGAAAGACCCACTGTTGTACCTAATTGTATAATGAAGGCGAAGTCCGAAAGAAAAAGACTCTTTGTAGGTAACCAAATAAATGAATGCAGAGATTGTTCTGGACTTTATTTTCTTATGCCCTGTGAAAGAGGGTATATAACCAAATGGGACGTACAAAAACCAGTTTGGGATTATATCTTAAGTAAAAGTGTGTGCCCAGTGGATGATAAGCCAGTGATCATGACACAACCATTGTTCAATTTCAAATCTATtcaagactgtatggacgaaATATTCTTTGAAGAATATGAAGTACCTTCTATGTTTCGCTTAAATCCCACAGATTTAGCTGTACTCAAATATATCGAGGAAAAAAACTTACCAGAAAATACGGCTTGTGTTATTGTAGACACTGGTTTTAGCTTTACTCATGTTATCCCCTATGTTAAAGGAAATAAGTATTTAAAGGGTATTAAGAGATTGAATGTTGGAGGAAAACTGTTGACAAATCATTTAAAAGATCTTATATCTTATAGACAGTATAATGTGATGGAAGAAACTTATGTCATCAATCAAGTTAAAGAAGATACATGCTATGTAGCAGAAAATGTAGTAAAAGAGCTTCATCTTGCTGCTAACAAGAAAGACAACTCTATAGTGAAAAACTATGTTTTGCCTGACTTTAACAATATTAGAAGAGGTTATATCCAAGATCCTAATGATACAAATCAAAAGGAAAAAGAGGAAAATTGCCAAATATTGAGGCTAAACAATGAACGCTTTGTAGTGCCTGAAATATTATTCCATCCATCTGATATTGGTATGAAAAGTATGGGCATTGCTGAGGCTGTGGTGAAGTCAATTTTGTGTTGCCCAAAGGACCAGCAAGAATATTTGGCTAAAAATATAGTTCTTGTAGGAGGAAACTGTAATTTTTCAggtaaaaatttaaatctacTAATAAAGTTCACTCAGTTTGAGAATATTCAACACAAAAATTCACACTACACCTTATTAATAGCTGAAATACAGCTattgttaaaaaaagaagaaaaatcatGAAGGCTATGAGCATATTATGTGGTTAGTTATATAGTTACTTCCAGTTGaagtcaaaatttgaccaatgCGCAATGtagcaaaaaaattaattacaaactTTACTGGTCAGTTGGGATCATAggcatataatacaagataggcTGATTGCTGCAACTGACCTTTTCTCTGTCATACTCGAGGAACAGGCTGGGAAccatcagtctatcttgtattatatatctatggTTAGGACTGGGTTCAGTGAACAAAGTATACCAGCCTGtagttcgttttttttttgtttgttataggTTTGTAGTGATTGCAACACTTTGTTCCCAGTTTTTGTTTTTAACAGTTCTactaattgttttataataaaaaatatatttttaggtttCAGAGAAAGAATGTATGCAGAACTAAGGTCTCAGCTGCCTCAAGAATGGGATGTGTGTGTTTATCTTCCTGATGATCCAATTTCGTATAGTTGGAAAGGGGGCAGTGCTTTATTAAAAGTGCcaaattttaaatcatttttaggTAAATCTTCATCTAATATATAATTCATTTTATAATACTTATTGCCTATTTTGATTTTAGTCTCTAGATCTGAATACGAAGAGCTTGGTTCAACCATCATCCAACAGAGGTTCAACAGCTGGATGGTAGACAATTCAGAGAAAGAGGAGGAAGAAAAAAATACCGAAGAAAACTTTAGTTACCTtgataaaattaaaggaaaatcaATTTTTGGCAAGCAAGATGCCACTGCTAATGATTTACAACCAGATACTACTGCTAGTACTTCAGTGTTTGAAAAAAGTGACTCTTTGGCCAACGCTGATAATAAAACTGATAATCCCGAAGTTTCAGAACAAGCTCAAGATGTTTCTCAAACTGCTGAAAGTGAAACTAGTACTCCACAAGTTGGTAGACCAAGAAAAACAGTATTGAAAAGTCATAGTAGTTTGAATGAATCTTCAGAACAATCAGAAGATGAAGAAAACTTGATGGATTCTGTTGAATTGTTTCCATTTGGAACAGActcatatttataaaaaaaattgaaacttttatattaaaaactaacaaaatatatttgtctttgatttaaaagaaaatacttaTTACTAGTAAAAAAGCTTTATTTGGTTCACCTGATCTCAGTTCCAAGTAAAGTCTGATAAAATTGGTTATTTTGATTTTGGTACATTGGTTAAATTTTGGCCTACTGGAGGTGACTGGAAATTGCTATACCCATAGACATATATATGCACAGACTGAGCAGTCTGCAGAACTAAGTGCTGACACTATCTGTTTTCGTCTTTTTGGTGAGGGAGTGAGGAATTTTCTTGTGCTAGAGAGCAACTGCAAGAGATCTTGTCaagtacacttcccgtcatataaaactggtacacttttttttcccaatgtaaacctgtgttcagactggacacaatggttcgtgaattaattcgttgttgccatcacagataacgaaatttcagtaaatttaaataaaacttaaaacgtaaaaaataacgttcaaaaatgtataaagtatttagataggtattatttttattattaacaacaaaaaaccgtatctaatacatttaataaccagagagaggattaagttaatgtccaaaatgttgaacgatatttaaacgtagggtattggcacaggaaacattggaatgcatctactgtaattttatactttacTTAATTACTTACCGAACACAAACTGTTGACTGTATGTtatgtcaataagtttagtaacaggcaaactacttaaattaatttattatttattacataaacgataaatgtgaaaaactaacattatactttatcctacatagaaaaatgcttttcaaaacgtgacagtattacattacaatccaatatctcactgtaatgttccttatggaggttgaatctacaccctagttgtaatccgtttttatctataaagagactattacttttttacattattatgtataaaatgtaaacaaaaaacatttacctacccattgacatgcatatttttttcaaaattaaatgatttacggtgtataaatgataatgagaataaaattaagcggaGTAAGATATCATCGTCTGTCTTAAAAAATCCTCTTATAACAGAACTGAAAACTTCTCGAACATATCCGAACGATTAAAcataattaaacataaaaaatattgcttgccatcagtcacatttgacaagtttgtcaaaatgaaatattttcacaaattataattaaacacgaatcaatgtatgggtactgagataatggaaaatttcaaaattaatagaattttttgagatgtatgtttaaataaatgtttaaatataaatgtgactgactAATCGAGAACGCTCGATATTgttttagattttaatatactaaaaacttgcgacctgtcgcacagccctgcttttagctggtttgatataatattttcgttgaactggcaacgttgccttcgaaattagaatgacacatgtgaaaagctcaatttacacaacttaaaaaatacGATTTTCgattataagagttgtaccagttttttatgacgcgaacggtacatgCAGTGGGTATGCTAGGTATAGTATAATATATGTCTATGATAACCAAACATTTATGCTCATAagcaatatttaaacaaaaaatattcacaAGCAGTttagtaacaaaataaaactgcatcaaTTCCAACacaagtttatttttgaaattctaTAGTTTATAGATTAGTATTAGTTTATTATATTAgttataattattctttttttttttcaataaaagaaatgcGCAATAAGTTTATTTGAGCTACTAATACTGATGGGTAGGAATTTTTGTTGTATGTTTCcaacaatgaatctgtcaaaatactCCCAAACATAGTGAACAGACTATAAAAATACATCAAACtcatttataattaaaatattttgacataagaacagttgttacttttattaaaatgtatattatcacaaaatatgtatataagtTTATGCCTGTACTACATTTATCTAAGAATTTATTCTCAATCACAAGATCCATCTAACCAACCATCCCTCCACCTCTCATTGACTTTGGAGCAGTCGAATACATctttgcctatttttatattcaCTTTATTATGCAATTTACATAACCATTGGCTTAGTGCTTCCTGGGATTTCGTTTGTGGAGGGTCAACTTTTAAGCTAAAAGTTTAAAAACCGAAATTATTTGTGATATATGTCATATCTAACAAACTTACTCATCCCTCAAATCTTTAGCACAGTGGTCACAAGGGTAAAACCTTGAAAAGTGGGTAAAAAATTCCTTCATTGCTTTTTCATCTTGAATAGTTGGTTTGTCGGGATATTTCGCGGCCATTGTATGAAGCAGACCCCATGTCTTATTGCCTAACTCATCTTTATCCAAAGGACAGTCCTCCCTTCTTGGTTTCTCAACATGTTCctaaaaattaaacatttgacACAAAATAATAAGTGGTTTTTAAACGAGTAACTAAAACTtactaaaaatttgtaataagtTTAAAACTTACACTGACAGATCCATTTTCTGTACTTTTCTTTTTGGCAGATTTGACATAGTCTGAAAAACTCGTACACTGCCTACACTGTTCGTTATCTAATGGTGAAGGACGTCCTGGcatatcataaaaaaatttacataatatttgttaaaatcttaattttttcctTGTCCAAAATTGCTGATGAAATTATATTGTATTGACTTTGAAAGCAATGAAGTTTGATACAAACATGTCCATGTGCTTTTGACGTTTGTGATGATAGCTGAACAGCCACAGGCAAGTGAAttaattttcttcattttctctCATGTGAAGTCCGTTTACACAATTTTACAGTTTgcagttatacttgcaaaatgcAAGAAAGTTGCCTAAAGGCATACGCAGTATGTCGTCAGCTGATTATTTCCTGCCACAGCACACTTCCACCTAGCAGTGCCAGTCCCGTGTTAACAAGTAAAACGACGATTAGCGTATCGCCTAGTGCTAGGGtgcgtaactatatatacatgaCGTAAATTCAAAAGGCACGTAAACTACTCAGAATTGCACTCATTTTAAAGTAAGGAAAATcaatataatcctaaaataacaaaaaaactacGACAAGAAACTAATTTCTTGCAATTGCGCGATAATCGGTTTGGTGTCATTTTCATGCAAGTCTAGGGGAATTTGTAGGAAGTTTGATTTTTCCACAATGGTCTCTAATGGTCTTATCCACTATCTCCGTTATCGGCGTTCTAAATTAGTAACTAAAAGGCTGGCTGCAACAATAATAATACATAACGTTGTTGCTACTGCCTTTTTCCTTTTAtatttggctatttttaataGTCTTGGCATTAGTCCTAATCGTTGGTCTCTAAAGACACGTAAATGATAACAAAGAGGTACATTTGGTCTAAATGGGTGATAAAATAGTTAGAAACGTAGGTAGTaggaataactttttttattttaaaattaataatcaaCTCCACCGCATACAATATTTTGTAATTAGTCCTACGAAAACTGGTATTGTTCATTACGTTTCATCTATTTAGAATTGAAGTCAAATATTAGGCTTACTCTGAATGTCGACAGAATAccctaaaaatttaatataaattcatttttgaaaatCACTTTCATTCAGCCTTGCGTGCTTTTTATGGTGTGTGCAATGCTTGGATTTGGATTGTACCTAATATTTTAACCATACaagaattcaataaaaaaatatatcagcttGACTTGAATACAagttattaaataaacaaaatttagtaATTTGAAAATAATGTTTTCTGATGCAAAACAATAGCATTTCGCCAAAAATATCTGGTTAAACAGCGAAGCGTAAATCTActccaaaaaaagaagaagactatTTAGGTTATATCATAGTATTGTGGTTATATTATCATATTTgtaaacattaaaattaataatatataataatttacgaTGAATATATTACCTAAAAAGAGGTATGTGCTACATTAATTCTTTAACATGATTGTATTATAATAAACTTTTAGGTGGCATGTCCGTACTAAAGACAATATAGCCAGAGTAAGAAGAGATGAAGCAAAAGCTTTGGAGGAAGAAAAGGCTAGACAAGATAGAATAAAGCTTGCTGTGAGTTTTTAAAGAGTGAAATAACTAAAGTTtctgtttcatttttatttaaatcgtATTTTTAGGAAAGAGAAGCTAGAAGAGAATTGTTATTGAACCGAAGTCGATCTACAACTGGATTCAAACCTGATTTTGACAtaaaagaagacacaaatgataacaagcatattaatttctttgaaGAATTGGAAGAAGGCACTGCTGAGATAAAACATGTAAACAAGGAACATGAAaaagagaagaaagaagaaaaggagAAGTATGAAAAGCAGATAGGGTATCTAACATATTTAGGGCAAGATACCAATGAAGCTTTAGGCAAGAAAAGTTGGTATGATGTTGCTCCCGATAGATCAGATATAAAACACGAAGTAaacttaaaaactaaaattagGGAGGATCCTTTGCATATTATTAAAAAGTACAATCTAGAAAGTGACAAAAAAGTAAAACAGGATGATATTCCATCTACTAGTAGAAGTGTGAAAGAATTAGATTCAATTTGTAGACAAATATCAGTGTTAAAACAAACTAAgaaacataaacataaaaaacacaaaaagcaTAAAAAACGCAAGTATTCAACATCCTCAGACTCTTCAGAAGACATGGAACTTAAAATTGAGAAACAAAAAGAACTTGAAATCTTGAGAATGAAAAGATTAAAGAGAGAAGctgaagaaagaaaaaagacaaATGCGGTACTATCAAAACTAAAGAAGAAAGATGATGAACCTGTAGAAAATAGCAATAAAGTCAATAATTTTAAGGCTAAATACAATTCACAGTTTAATCCATATTTGGCAAAACAAAATtatacctaatatatatatatatatatatatatatatatatatatatatatatatatatatatatatatatacatatatatatatatatatatatatatatatatatatatatatatatatatataaaattgtttatttttagctTTTTCCTATTGTTGcctaacaaaataaataaagtacCACATATGAGATCCAATGACGTTTACATTCCAAATTTTGTGACAGTAAgccataatttttatttcttgcaGTGGCATGCACATGCTGCTAATTGTATCACATAAGTTAAAATACCTCTTCCACTTTAAATTTTACTCTCAGTTTTTCTCCACCACCTATTATCTACCCCACTCACTACAACAATCAGTAGAGGTTCCTTGGTATTCTCCACCTAATTTTAGAAGTAAAAAAAGAGTAAATTCTTTTGAATTTTCGaaaattttatgttataaaattaattataacaagATGGACAATATCTCTTGACATTGTGACCTAGTAATTTATCTATAAAAGAAGTGTGCAAAATGTGAGAAGGAACAATCAAGTAGCTTTTGGGATATGGTGAACACTGACTTGAAAAATTATTCTGAAAAAAAcatgtttacaaaaaaaatcttatttttttacttacgCAGTATCGTCTTTTCCAGGCCCATATAGCGACATGTTTTGTGCTAAAATATCTAGAACATCTGTTTGTTACTGTTTTCAACGAACTGTCTTTATGTCGTTGCATCTGTAGCCATTTTATCTGCTCTACTAATTCAATTGTTATCGAGTGCATAATTGTGAGAACTTGAAACTGCCTTATTCCAATTTCTATGTGAGTGCTCACTCACTCCTAAATGCAGATAACTCCATCAATTTTGCTCTGATCACTCTGAAATTTTAACTGGATACTCTTAGAGAGTTATACCaacgaataaaaaattaaaacaaaaacgcaaaaaatacCCTACTACTCTCTTAAAtgattataaaaataattgattttcCTATTACTCTTTAAATATAATACAGGTTAAGTCAAAATTCATTATTTGCTcagtatttttaaaagcatcaccCTGTATTAAAAATCAACATCTTAAACTAAAGTCAATGCAGTGCAtatgataaataaataataataatttgttccTATgcttatttaaatttacataatctgtcaattttctgaattttttcttTCCATAAGAACCTTTTACagtgttataaaattaaaaaaaagaacaatgaaTGATATGGATAAATTCGTTTTGAAGTTATGGTGTGACACAgggattcatttttatataataaattaaggGGCCCTTGAATGCACTGTATGGTGACCACAACCATAACCATCATTGTAGACTAAAGAATCACTTTGAAAAAATATAGCTCAATcagttttttaaacaatttatttttttttaggtaaaaaaattatatatacaaaatatatagaCTTAATATTATAGTATGCCAACTTCTTGTGCTCCCTGTTCTGCAATTTTTTTTGCTTCAAG from Diabrotica undecimpunctata isolate CICGRU chromosome 4, icDiaUnde3, whole genome shotgun sequence encodes:
- the Alr gene encoding FAD-linked sulfhydryl oxidase ALR, with product MPGRPSPLDNEQCRQCTSFSDYVKSAKKKSTENGSVSEHVEKPRREDCPLDKDELGNKTWGLLHTMAAKYPDKPTIQDEKAMKEFFTHFSRFYPCDHCAKDLRDDLKVDPPQTKSQEALSQWLCKLHNKVNIKIGKDVFDCSKVNERWRDGWLDGSCD
- the LOC140438123 gene encoding leukocyte receptor cluster member 1 homolog, which codes for MNILPKKRWHVRTKDNIARVRRDEAKALEEEKARQDRIKLAEREARRELLLNRSRSTTGFKPDFDIKEDTNDNKHINFFEELEEGTAEIKHVNKEHEKEKKEEKEKYEKQIGYLTYLGQDTNEALGKKSWYDVAPDRSDIKHEVNLKTKIREDPLHIIKKYNLESDKKVKQDDIPSTSRSVKELDSICRQISVLKQTKKHKHKKHKKHKKRKYSTSSDSSEDMELKIEKQKELEILRMKRLKREAEERKKTNAVLSKLKKKDDEPVENSNKVNNFKAKYNSQFNPYLAKQNYT
- the Arp6 gene encoding actin-related protein 6 gives rise to the protein MEPKIYPKTIDKIKMKRRRSSVGNDIKSPKRESMSAVIMDNGAYNIKVGMSKDERPTVVPNCIMKAKSERKRLFVGNQINECRDCSGLYFLMPCERGYITKWDVQKPVWDYILSKSVCPVDDKPVIMTQPLFNFKSIQDCMDEIFFEEYEVPSMFRLNPTDLAVLKYIEEKNLPENTACVIVDTGFSFTHVIPYVKGNKYLKGIKRLNVGGKLLTNHLKDLISYRQYNVMEETYVINQVKEDTCYVAENVVKELHLAANKKDNSIVKNYVLPDFNNIRRGYIQDPNDTNQKEKEENCQILRLNNERFVVPEILFHPSDIGMKSMGIAEAVVKSILCCPKDQQEYLAKNIVLVGGNCNFSGFRERMYAELRSQLPQEWDVCVYLPDDPISYSWKGGSALLKVPNFKSFLVSRSEYEELGSTIIQQRFNSWMVDNSEKEEEEKNTEENFSYLDKIKGKSIFGKQDATANDLQPDTTASTSVFEKSDSLANADNKTDNPEVSEQAQDVSQTAESETSTPQVGRPRKTVLKSHSSLNESSEQSEDEENLMDSVELFPFGTDSYL